The proteins below are encoded in one region of Acidobacteriota bacterium:
- a CDS encoding IclR family transcriptional regulator: MPESPLHPPCIPCNVHGMRGKAGPETTVAVPVRRRRRAKVRPVDVAGGAASGAEYQSKAIDRALTVLECFPASDTTLSLSELAVLSGFPESSLFRVLATLERRGYLLRNADGSYRLAPRVLCGQVHQRAEDTRAQMHPILDELNHRFNETTSLAFLFGERIQVIDVIEAVQDVRASNVLGKTLPPHCSSMAKAITAYQPRERVDRILQVYGLIRLTPRTTVDRLAILAELAAIRDRGWAREHEESVVGIGCYGVPLFDENHDVVAAMSLICPLIRLTPDREQEIVDALLDVSRRTVIATR; this comes from the coding sequence TTGCCGGAGTCGCCTTTACATCCCCCCTGTATTCCCTGTAACGTCCATGGGATGCGAGGGAAGGCAGGTCCTGAGACTACGGTCGCAGTGCCGGTACGGCGTCGCCGCCGCGCCAAGGTTCGACCGGTCGACGTGGCGGGGGGGGCTGCCTCCGGCGCGGAGTATCAATCCAAGGCAATCGATCGCGCGCTGACGGTGCTCGAGTGCTTCCCGGCGTCGGACACCACGCTCAGCCTGTCCGAACTCGCGGTGCTCAGCGGCTTTCCGGAGTCATCACTGTTCCGGGTGCTCGCCACGCTGGAGCGTCGCGGCTACCTGCTCCGCAATGCCGACGGGTCGTACCGGCTCGCACCCCGGGTGCTGTGCGGGCAGGTGCATCAGCGCGCCGAGGACACCCGGGCACAGATGCATCCGATCCTCGACGAACTCAATCACCGCTTCAACGAAACCACCAGTCTCGCGTTCCTGTTCGGGGAGCGTATCCAGGTGATCGACGTGATCGAGGCCGTACAGGACGTCCGCGCGTCCAACGTCCTCGGCAAGACGCTGCCGCCGCACTGCAGTTCGATGGCCAAGGCCATCACCGCGTACCAGCCGCGCGAGCGCGTCGACCGCATCCTGCAGGTCTATGGCCTCATCCGCCTCACGCCGAGGACGACGGTCGATCGATTGGCCATCCTTGCCGAACTGGCCGCGATCCGCGACCGCGGTTGGGCCAGGGAACACGAGGAATCGGTCGTGGGCATCGGGTGCTACGGCGTGCCGCTCTTTGACGAGAACCACGATGTGGTCGCGGCGATGAGCCTGATCTGTCCGCTGATCCGCCTGACACCGGATCGTGAGCAGGAGATCGTCGATGCGCTCCTGGACGTGTCCCGCCGCACGGTGATCGCGACTCGCTGA
- a CDS encoding sodium/solute symporter (Members of the Solute:Sodium Symporter (SSS), TC 2.A.21 as described in tcdb.org, catalyze solute:Na+ symport. Known solutes for members of the family include sugars, amino acids, nucleosides, inositols, vitamins, urea or anions, depending on the system.): MHRLHLLDYAVVLLYIAAIAYVGFRTARGQSTTEAYFLAGRRMPGWVVGFSLIGTIISSVSFVALPGTAFHDGWRLMIPNLMVPFILLFVMAVVVPFYRRVIGMSSYEYLEQRFGLAARLYGAVSFMVLRVVDLGFTMLLTAVAVEVMTGWNLYWVLLALGGFTLSYTVVGGVEAVIWTDVAQGVILFAGALVILAIVLFLPPGGPAAVLSTAYEGGRFSFGGGSLDAGAFDNGARGTGWLLALAGLIHFGRSYGTEQNMVQRYLVARSDADARRGVFVGAMGSFVVWGTFFLIGSSLWAFFRLMDVPLPPSVAARPDDIVPYFIVTYLPAGLVGLLLAAIFAAANSSVSADLNAVATSATADLYARAQPTSSDRARLVFGRSMVLITGVAAMGVAAFLATQRGRAIYEIFVTLSMILAGGMLGLFALGFFVPGATRSGAYTGIVACLLFVVWAVITGPLGVDLGFNFRWNSLTIGILSNAIMFGVGYIASRTIGGARRAAVAAAVLLAVAASGDTPRAASAATIQDTHAVITNSLGMRLVRIEPGSFVMGESGTVPAELLPKEMPYASHGDWDERPLHRVTLTRPFYIAETEVTVEQFRAVQAAIGTSLPDSPYVTGISWYDAQAFCEWLSKKDGRTYRLPTEAEWEYAARAGTTTLFSSGDAYPQVNTTNAWGVKNMHRAPAEWVHDWHGEYPAADQVDPVGPASGLGRVIRGGGIDLDAPYFSRSANRASFAPDFPSRAAREALETLDASGTRGATTSTSSDGAKPELYASFTRTTLNRQGRHSIGFRVVAADRLTTSPRQVEAPFFQQTVKQGTQDVTRGPRAAVPYFRKRRLLPRPPEHIPPDRLEDVRTAGLDPGLLRHNHSPGLTVAPNGDVIAAYFTAVSETTPDVAIMASRLRAGADEWDMPNLLIDFADANDASPMLWTDGGTVRLFWGSNRLESGFPFNWIESTDSGATWSAAHFPVFTTFVGGYSAQPITNAFRGRNGEWFVAADGANAESVLWMSPDNGRTWRDPGGRTNGRHTAFALLSDGRILGMGGKNSQTDGYMPRSLSSDGGRTWQYGKTPFPPLASVQRPTLVKLKSGRLFFAGDLQSSTGEQPAGLAIASQGGVPLTGRGSYVAWSDDDGATWTAKRLPGTEPNEETARAARMAGSTLGYAVATQGPDGLIHLITSRNPHALHFAFNEAWLTAAPDADVSLDVRTQPDPPSIGALETREERYPDGGAVRARWTVAVAASGQLVLHGEETWFYRSGRPQWTVRYDRGRKVGDERFWSGDGGLRWTANHRADGTTMWTRFWPNGAKRTESTWRDLEAVGTATAWDASGRETARATFPWEPGKTY, from the coding sequence ATGCATCGACTGCACCTGCTCGACTACGCCGTCGTTCTCCTGTACATCGCGGCCATCGCCTACGTCGGCTTTCGTACGGCCCGCGGCCAGAGTACGACGGAGGCCTACTTTCTTGCGGGACGTCGCATGCCGGGGTGGGTTGTCGGCTTCTCGCTCATCGGCACGATCATCAGCAGCGTCAGCTTCGTCGCGCTGCCGGGCACGGCGTTCCACGATGGCTGGCGCCTGATGATCCCCAACCTGATGGTGCCGTTCATCCTGCTCTTCGTGATGGCCGTCGTCGTGCCCTTCTACCGGCGCGTGATCGGCATGAGCAGCTATGAGTACCTGGAGCAACGGTTCGGGCTCGCGGCGCGTCTCTATGGCGCGGTGAGCTTCATGGTGCTGCGGGTCGTCGATCTCGGGTTCACGATGCTTCTCACTGCCGTGGCCGTCGAAGTGATGACCGGTTGGAATCTCTACTGGGTTCTCCTCGCGCTCGGCGGGTTCACGCTCAGCTACACGGTCGTCGGCGGCGTCGAGGCCGTCATCTGGACCGACGTGGCGCAGGGGGTGATTCTCTTCGCCGGTGCGCTCGTCATCCTCGCGATCGTCCTGTTCCTGCCGCCAGGCGGTCCGGCGGCCGTGCTGTCGACCGCCTATGAGGGCGGCCGTTTCAGTTTTGGCGGCGGGTCACTCGATGCCGGTGCGTTCGACAACGGCGCTCGCGGCACGGGATGGCTGCTCGCCCTTGCCGGCCTCATCCACTTCGGCCGTTCCTACGGCACGGAACAGAACATGGTCCAGCGCTATCTCGTCGCGCGCTCGGACGCCGATGCGCGTCGCGGCGTCTTTGTCGGGGCGATGGGCTCGTTCGTGGTGTGGGGCACGTTCTTCCTGATCGGATCGAGCCTGTGGGCCTTCTTCCGCCTGATGGACGTGCCGCTGCCGCCGAGCGTCGCGGCGCGGCCCGACGACATCGTGCCGTACTTCATCGTGACCTATCTGCCGGCGGGTCTCGTCGGGTTGCTGCTTGCCGCGATCTTCGCGGCCGCGAATTCGTCGGTGAGTGCGGACCTCAACGCTGTCGCGACGTCGGCCACCGCGGATCTCTACGCTCGCGCGCAGCCCACGTCGAGCGATCGCGCACGACTGGTGTTCGGCCGGAGCATGGTGCTGATCACCGGCGTTGCCGCCATGGGTGTCGCCGCGTTCCTGGCCACGCAACGCGGGCGCGCCATCTACGAGATCTTCGTGACGCTGTCGATGATTCTGGCCGGCGGCATGCTCGGACTCTTCGCACTCGGGTTCTTCGTACCGGGTGCCACCCGTTCGGGCGCGTACACCGGCATCGTCGCGTGCCTGCTGTTTGTCGTCTGGGCGGTGATCACGGGGCCGCTCGGCGTCGATCTCGGCTTCAACTTCCGCTGGAACAGCCTCACCATCGGCATCCTGTCGAACGCGATCATGTTCGGCGTCGGCTATATCGCGAGCAGGACGATCGGCGGAGCGCGGCGGGCGGCGGTGGCCGCCGCTGTACTCCTGGCCGTCGCGGCGTCCGGCGACACGCCGCGTGCGGCGTCGGCGGCAACGATCCAGGACACGCACGCGGTGATCACCAACAGCCTCGGCATGCGGCTCGTGCGGATCGAACCCGGCTCGTTCGTGATGGGCGAAAGCGGCACGGTACCCGCCGAACTGTTACCGAAGGAGATGCCGTACGCGAGCCATGGCGATTGGGACGAACGTCCGCTGCACAGGGTCACGCTGACCAGGCCGTTCTACATCGCCGAGACCGAGGTCACCGTCGAACAGTTCCGCGCGGTCCAGGCGGCCATCGGGACATCGCTGCCGGATTCGCCATACGTGACGGGCATCAGTTGGTACGACGCACAGGCGTTCTGCGAATGGCTGTCGAAGAAGGACGGGCGCACGTATCGACTGCCGACGGAAGCCGAGTGGGAATACGCCGCGCGCGCGGGCACCACGACGCTGTTCTCGTCGGGCGACGCGTACCCTCAGGTGAACACCACCAACGCGTGGGGCGTGAAGAACATGCACCGTGCGCCTGCGGAATGGGTGCACGACTGGCACGGGGAGTATCCGGCTGCCGACCAGGTCGATCCCGTCGGACCGGCATCAGGCCTCGGCAGGGTGATTCGCGGCGGTGGCATCGATCTCGATGCACCGTACTTCTCGCGATCCGCCAATCGCGCCAGCTTTGCACCGGACTTCCCGTCGCGCGCCGCACGCGAGGCGCTCGAGACGCTGGACGCCTCCGGTACACGCGGGGCCACGACATCGACGTCCTCGGACGGCGCGAAGCCGGAGTTGTACGCCTCGTTCACGCGCACCACGCTGAATCGCCAGGGACGTCACTCGATCGGATTCCGTGTCGTCGCGGCCGATCGCCTGACGACGTCACCGCGGCAGGTGGAGGCACCGTTCTTTCAGCAGACGGTGAAGCAGGGCACGCAGGACGTCACGCGCGGCCCTCGCGCCGCTGTGCCGTACTTCCGCAAACGCCGACTGTTGCCGCGGCCGCCCGAGCACATTCCACCGGATCGGCTGGAGGACGTGCGCACGGCTGGTCTCGACCCGGGCCTCCTGCGTCACAACCACAGTCCGGGTCTGACGGTGGCACCAAACGGCGACGTGATCGCGGCCTACTTCACCGCCGTCTCGGAGACGACCCCTGACGTCGCCATCATGGCGAGTCGCCTGCGCGCCGGTGCCGACGAGTGGGACATGCCGAATCTGTTGATCGACTTCGCCGACGCGAACGACGCGTCGCCGATGTTGTGGACCGACGGCGGCACGGTGCGGCTGTTCTGGGGCTCGAACCGGCTCGAATCCGGCTTCCCGTTCAACTGGATCGAGTCGACCGATTCCGGCGCGACGTGGAGCGCGGCGCACTTCCCGGTGTTCACGACGTTTGTCGGGGGGTACTCGGCGCAGCCCATCACCAACGCGTTTCGCGGCAGGAACGGCGAATGGTTCGTGGCTGCCGACGGCGCCAACGCGGAATCGGTCCTCTGGATGAGCCCCGACAACGGCAGGACATGGCGCGACCCGGGCGGGCGCACGAACGGACGCCACACGGCCTTCGCCCTGCTGAGCGACGGGCGCATCCTCGGGATGGGCGGCAAGAACTCGCAGACCGATGGCTACATGCCGCGCTCGCTGTCGAGCGATGGCGGCAGGACATGGCAGTACGGGAAGACACCGTTTCCCCCGCTCGCGTCGGTTCAGCGTCCGACTCTGGTGAAGCTGAAGAGTGGCCGTCTGTTCTTTGCCGGCGACCTGCAGTCGAGTACCGGCGAGCAACCGGCGGGACTTGCGATCGCGAGCCAGGGCGGCGTGCCGTTGACGGGCAGGGGATCGTACGTGGCGTGGTCCGACGATGACGGGGCGACGTGGACGGCCAAGCGCCTGCCGGGCACGGAGCCGAACGAGGAGACGGCCCGGGCGGCGCGGATGGCGGGCTCGACGCTCGGCTATGCGGTGGCGACGCAGGGGCCGGACGGCCTGATCCACTTGATCACGTCACGCAACCCCCACGCGCTGCATTTCGCCTTCAACGAAGCGTGGCTCACGGCCGCGCCTGATGCGGATGTGTCGCTCGACGTCCGCACGCAGCCGGACCCGCCGTCGATCGGGGCGCTGGAGACGCGCGAAGAGCGCTATCCGGATGGCGGTGCCGTTCGTGCGCGCTGGACGGTTGCCGTGGCGGCCAGCGGGCAACTCGTGCTGCACGGCGAGGAGACCTGGTTCTACCGGAGCGGCAGGCCCCAGTGGACGGTCCGCTACGACCGCGGCCGGAAGGTTGGTGACGAGCGCTTCTGGAGCGGGGATGGCGGCCTGCGGTGGACGGCGAACCATCGTGCGGATGGGACGACCATGTGGACGCGCTTCTGGCCGAACGGGGCGAAGCGGACCGAGTCGACGTGGCGCGATCTCGAGGCGGTCGGGACGGCAACGGCGTGGGATGCGTCGGGCCGGGAGACCGCCCGCGCGACGTTTCCCTGGGAGCCTGGAAAGACGTACTGA
- a CDS encoding dihydrodipicolinate synthase family protein — MSEKTRYPLRGIVVSLNTPFDADGRIDFGSLERLVEWHLRCGAVGFLTPARAAEVDALTLDERLAIIERVSAQVRGRAELVACATSVVGSNADGTVAADTRAIAEAAARLGCEGVLAEIPPARRAARDGMRHVVDALAATGPPMVMIQDLDWGTSGLPVDVIADTFERVPAFRCLKVEVVPAGPKYTAVLEATRGRLHVSGGWAADQMIEALDRGVDVFMPTAMTGIYRMIYQAHEAGDRATARQWFSRILPVLAFTRQHLDVSIQFYKRLYHRRGIFTTPAVRNRTVAYDAFHARYGEELLGLLDAVERDAGLIEQDPGVTSPRHLHGE, encoded by the coding sequence GTGTCCGAGAAAACCAGATATCCCCTGCGCGGCATCGTGGTCAGCCTGAACACCCCGTTCGATGCCGATGGCCGGATCGACTTCGGGTCGCTGGAGCGGCTGGTCGAGTGGCACCTGCGGTGCGGTGCGGTGGGGTTCCTCACGCCGGCCCGCGCCGCCGAAGTGGACGCGCTGACGCTGGACGAACGCCTCGCGATCATCGAGCGCGTCAGCGCGCAGGTGCGCGGTCGCGCGGAACTCGTCGCCTGCGCAACGTCTGTGGTCGGGTCCAACGCGGACGGGACCGTTGCTGCCGACACGCGCGCCATCGCCGAAGCGGCCGCCAGGCTCGGCTGCGAGGGCGTGCTCGCCGAGATCCCACCGGCACGCCGCGCCGCTCGGGATGGCATGCGCCACGTGGTCGACGCGCTCGCCGCGACCGGCCCGCCGATGGTGATGATTCAGGATCTGGATTGGGGGACGTCTGGTCTCCCGGTCGACGTCATCGCCGACACCTTCGAGCGCGTGCCCGCATTTCGGTGCCTGAAGGTGGAAGTGGTGCCAGCGGGGCCCAAGTACACGGCCGTGCTCGAGGCCACGCGCGGGCGGCTGCATGTTTCGGGCGGCTGGGCTGCCGATCAGATGATCGAAGCCCTCGATCGCGGCGTGGACGTGTTCATGCCGACGGCGATGACGGGCATCTACCGGATGATCTACCAGGCCCACGAGGCCGGCGATCGGGCGACGGCACGGCAGTGGTTCAGCCGCATCCTGCCGGTGCTGGCCTTCACGCGTCAGCATCTCGACGTGTCGATCCAGTTCTACAAGCGCCTGTATCACCGCCGCGGCATCTTCACGACACCCGCGGTGCGCAACCGCACCGTGGCCTACGACGCGTTCCACGCGCGGTATGGTGAAGAATTGCTCGGCCTGCTGGATGCGGTCGAACGCGACGCCGGCTTGATCGAGCAGGACCCGGGTGTCACCTCGCCCCGGCACCTGCACGGCGAGTGA
- a CDS encoding arylsulfatase gives MSITRLSAPKTMLVAGAAWLVLTLGAPTATSQVAAQLPNIIFILADDLGYGDLGVHGQTRIATPNIDSLAAEGLRFTQAYSGSPVCAPSRAALMTGRHTGHARIRDNRGVRGRVSLQPDDVTVAEVLKQAGYRTGIVGKWGLGEAGTRGTPNLQGFDEWLGYLNQDHALRFYPEVLWRNTGQIFPDRNQGGRHESYSHDLFTTHALEFIEQHASAPFFLYAAYTLPHADSEMSRHTGDGYVVPDYGPYADRDWPTPDKGYAAMVSRLDRDVGRIVDEVKRLGIDRQTLIVFASDNGPASEGSHTPEFFGSRGPFRGMKQSLYEGGIHVPFIVRWPGRIAPGRVSDRLVAFWDFLPTVASLAHLPTPRDIDGVSFVDALMDETPTTRPGYLYWEMYAHDTTGQAVRLDRWKGVRFAPDAPLELYDLHEDAGEQRNLASMHPEIVERMRTIMTEARTDSPDFPFER, from the coding sequence ATGAGCATCACCCGTCTCTCAGCGCCGAAGACCATGCTCGTCGCGGGTGCCGCCTGGCTGGTCCTGACCCTCGGCGCGCCGACCGCCACGTCGCAGGTGGCGGCGCAACTGCCCAACATCATCTTCATCCTGGCCGACGACCTCGGGTACGGCGATCTGGGTGTGCACGGTCAGACACGCATCGCGACGCCGAACATCGACAGCCTGGCAGCAGAAGGTCTCCGCTTCACACAGGCCTATTCCGGAAGTCCGGTCTGCGCCCCGTCGCGCGCCGCGCTCATGACCGGACGACACACGGGCCACGCGCGCATTCGCGACAACCGGGGCGTGCGGGGCCGCGTCTCCCTGCAACCGGACGATGTGACGGTGGCGGAGGTCTTGAAGCAGGCCGGTTATCGCACTGGCATCGTCGGCAAATGGGGCCTCGGCGAAGCCGGCACACGCGGCACGCCGAACCTCCAGGGGTTCGACGAGTGGCTCGGCTACCTGAATCAGGATCACGCCCTGCGGTTCTACCCTGAGGTGTTGTGGCGCAATACCGGCCAGATCTTTCCGGATCGGAACCAGGGCGGCCGGCACGAGAGCTACTCGCACGACCTGTTCACCACGCACGCGCTCGAGTTCATCGAGCAGCACGCCTCGGCGCCGTTCTTCCTCTACGCCGCGTACACGTTGCCGCACGCAGACAGTGAGATGAGCCGCCACACGGGAGATGGCTATGTCGTGCCCGACTATGGCCCCTACGCGGATCGGGACTGGCCCACGCCCGACAAGGGCTACGCGGCGATGGTGTCACGCCTCGATCGCGATGTCGGCCGCATCGTCGACGAGGTGAAGCGGCTCGGCATCGATCGGCAGACGTTGATCGTCTTCGCGAGCGACAACGGTCCGGCGAGCGAGGGGTCACACACACCGGAGTTCTTCGGGAGCCGCGGCCCCTTCCGTGGCATGAAGCAGTCTCTCTACGAAGGCGGCATCCATGTGCCCTTCATCGTGCGATGGCCCGGGCGCATCGCGCCGGGACGCGTGAGCGACCGCCTCGTCGCCTTCTGGGATTTTCTGCCGACCGTGGCGAGTCTCGCGCATCTGCCGACGCCTCGCGACATCGATGGCGTCTCGTTTGTCGACGCCTTGATGGACGAGACTCCGACTACCAGGCCCGGCTACTTGTACTGGGAGATGTACGCACACGACACAACCGGGCAGGCCGTGCGTCTGGACCGATGGAAGGGCGTGCGTTTCGCGCCGGATGCTCCGTTGGAGTTGTACGATCTGCACGAAGATGCGGGCGAACAGCGCAATCTCGCCTCCATGCATCCCGAGATAGTCGAGCGCATGCGGACGATCATGACGGAGGCCCGAACCGATTCCCCGGATTTCCCCTTCGAGCGATGA
- a CDS encoding aminotransferase class V-fold PLP-dependent enzyme, translating to MSFGRHWLAEFPLDPAIAYLNHGTVGVTPRRVLAEQQAIRDQIERRPSEYLLRELTSPLTSVGPSRHGVPRLREAAETVATWFGAHGDDLVFVDNATTGVNAVLRSFPLAPGDELLLTDLGYGAVANTARFAARERGADVRVVTTPWPWRVDDLAEAIVEAVGPRTRLAVIDHVTPESALVLPVARIAAGLKAKGVAVLVDGAHAPGAFGVDIPSLGVDWYVGNLHKWMWVPRASGILWTAPERQAGLHPVVISWGLDESFTTTFDLQGTRDPSPHLSAPAAMALFEEWGTQAVRDYNHALAMQAARHVAERWDVAFDTPEALIGTMVNVGLPAALGSTREDAGRLRDALLFEDGIEIPIHAAQGHLRARISTQIYNDMDDIERFARAVLARRP from the coding sequence ATGTCGTTTGGCCGTCACTGGCTCGCCGAGTTCCCGCTCGATCCCGCCATCGCGTATCTGAATCACGGCACCGTTGGCGTGACGCCACGCCGGGTGCTCGCCGAGCAGCAGGCGATTCGCGACCAGATCGAGCGGCGTCCCAGTGAATACCTCCTTCGCGAACTGACGTCGCCGCTCACGTCCGTCGGGCCGTCGCGCCATGGCGTTCCGCGCCTCCGGGAGGCCGCGGAGACCGTGGCGACGTGGTTCGGTGCGCACGGCGACGATCTCGTGTTCGTCGACAACGCGACGACGGGCGTCAACGCCGTGCTGCGTTCGTTCCCGCTCGCGCCGGGCGACGAGCTGCTCCTCACCGACCTCGGCTACGGTGCCGTGGCCAACACGGCGCGCTTCGCGGCGCGCGAGCGCGGCGCCGACGTGCGCGTTGTCACGACGCCCTGGCCGTGGCGCGTCGACGACCTGGCCGAGGCGATCGTCGAGGCTGTCGGTCCGCGCACGCGGCTTGCCGTGATCGATCACGTCACGCCGGAATCCGCGCTGGTCCTGCCCGTGGCCCGCATCGCCGCAGGCCTGAAGGCGAAGGGGGTGGCGGTGCTCGTCGATGGTGCGCACGCGCCGGGCGCGTTCGGCGTCGACATCCCCTCGCTCGGCGTCGACTGGTACGTCGGCAACCTGCACAAGTGGATGTGGGTGCCGCGCGCCAGCGGCATCCTGTGGACCGCGCCGGAGCGACAGGCCGGGCTGCACCCTGTCGTGATCTCATGGGGACTCGACGAGTCGTTCACGACGACGTTCGATCTGCAGGGCACGCGGGACCCCTCGCCGCATCTGTCGGCACCGGCGGCGATGGCGCTGTTCGAGGAATGGGGGACGCAGGCCGTGCGTGACTACAACCACGCGCTGGCCATGCAGGCCGCCAGGCACGTCGCCGAGCGCTGGGACGTCGCGTTCGACACGCCGGAGGCGCTGATAGGCACGATGGTCAACGTCGGTCTGCCCGCCGCCCTCGGCTCGACGCGCGAAGACGCCGGCCGGCTGCGCGACGCCCTGCTGTTCGAAGACGGCATCGAGATCCCCATCCACGCCGCCCAGGGCCACCTCCGTGCGCGCATCTCGACCCAGATCTACAACGACATGGACGACATCGAGCGCTTCGCCCGGGCCGTTCTCGCACGCCGCCCCTGA